Below is a genomic region from Planctomycetaceae bacterium.
TCTGAATGATCTTCTCAACGGTTCCCGCACCGATACCACGCGTCGGTGTGTTGATAATGCGCAGCAGCGAGACTTCGTCCCGTGGGTAACAGATGGCTTTCAAATACGCGAGCAGATCTCGAATCTCCCGACGATCAAAAAATGACTGGCCCCCCACCAGCATGTAGGGAACTTTCAACCTGCGCAGTTCCTGCTCGAAGATGCGGGGCTGTTCGTTGGTGCGGAACAGTATGGCCACCTGTCGCGGCATCACGCCCAGTTCGGTGGTGAGGTATGCGATTTCGCGCACGACGTTTTCAGCTTCCGCAGTTTCGTCATCAAAAACCATGATTCTTACGGGAGTCCCTGACTTCTTGTGAGGAATCAGAGTCTTGTCGTGACGCTGCCGATTGTGTTTCACCAGTCGATTCGCGCAGTTCAGGATCTGATCCGTGCACCGATAATTATTCTCCAGCCGTACAGTGCGTGTCCCGGGAAAGTGATTCGAAAAATTGATGATGTGCTCGACTTCGGCCCCGCGCCATCCATAGATGGACTGGTCATCATCACCGACAACACAGATATTCCGGTGGCCACTGACCAGGTTCTCGACCAGCTTAAACTGCACGCCGTTCGTGTCCTGGTATTCGTCGATCTGCACATGGTCGAATTTCGCCTGCTGGCGGCGAAGGACACCCGGATGTTCTTCAAAAAGTCGAACGGTCAGGAGCAGCAGGTCGTCGAAGTCCACTGCACCGCTCGCGCGAAGTTGTTTCTGATAGCGACGATAGGCCATCGCCGCCAGAAAGTCGAAGTCCGCTTCCACATGATTGCTGGCCTCGGATTCGACAACCCCCATCATTTTCCATCGACTGATGCGATTCAGCAGGTCGCCTGGTCGCATCGCACCGTCGCCAACCCGAATGTCCCTTAACGCGGTTCGTGCAGCAGATTCCTGATCCCCACGGTCGTAGATGACAAATCCCTTGGGATAACCCAGCGCTTCAATTTCTTCACGCAGAACACGAACGCAGTATGAGTGAAACGTAGAAACTACCGGACGTTGCTTTGAGCCGCGGTTCAGCAGTTTCAGCGCGCGTTCACGCATTTCCTTTGCGGCTTTGTTGGTGAACGTCACCGACAGTATCCGATCCGGTCGGATGCCATGCTGGATAAGGTTTGCCATCCGGTAGGTGATGACACGCGTCTTACCGGTACCCGCACCCGCCAGTACCAGCAACGGGCCGGAAACGATCGAAACGGCTTCCCTCTGCGGGGCATTCAGTCCGGACAGGTTCAACATGAGAAACTAATAATGTGCGAAATTGCGGTGTATTAGCCAACAATCAATGCAATCGAAATGCGACTTTCCATCCATCCGGCGCGCCCGCCATCGAGCGTCGACTTCATTCGCCGGAAGTCGGACAGTGGAACAACTCATGATCCAAGCGACGAATCGATCAGTCTTCGGCGAAGGCACGTTGCCCGGGCGAGATTGCGTTCATTCGATTCCAGCGTTTCGCCGTGCAGTTTCTGAAGATGTGCCGGTTGTGTGTGAACAAAAAGCTCATTCACCGTGGCCATGTCCAGATTGTCAATCAGTCCCAGACGCAACCCCATGCGAATGCTCGAAAGCAGATGCATTGTTTCTTCCGAACTGATGGAACGAGCACTCGTTAAAACGCCAAAGGCTCTTGCCACCTGATCGTGCAAGCTGCCGCGGTTATCCTTCAGAAGCAAATCCCGAACGCGGCGTTCCCAGCTGATAATGTGATTGACGACCTCCATGACGTTGTCCATCAGTTCATTTTCACTGCGGCCCAGAGTGATCTGATTGGAAATCTGATAGAAGTCGCCCATCGCCTGGCTGCCTTCTCCATACAAACCTCTCACCGCAAGATTGATCTTCTGGGCAGCCTGATTGACTTTCTGAATTTCACGCGTCAACCGTAATGCCGGAAGATGAAGCATCACGCTGACGCGGATGCCCGTTCCCACGTTCGTCGGACAGGCTGTCAGGTAACCGAATTGCTCGTGAAAGGCATACGACAGTCCCGCTTCAATCTGATCGTCGAGGGCGTCACATTCCTGCCAGCACTCCTCCAGCGCAAGGCCACTTTGCAGTACCTGGATCCTCAGATGGTCCTCTTCGTTGATCATGATGCTGTGGCGTTCGCCCGGCGAAATAATAACACCTCGCGCACCATCACCCCGGGACAACTCGCGACTGATCAACTGCCGTTCCATCAACAGCTGGCAATCAAGGGTCGACATGGTTTCTACGTTCAGAAACCGCATTGGCTGCCCGTCTGGTGACGTTTTGGCAATCCCGCGGACAAGTTCCACCACCTGATTTCGCGCATCC
It encodes:
- a CDS encoding UvrD-helicase domain-containing protein, with translation MLNLSGLNAPQREAVSIVSGPLLVLAGAGTGKTRVITYRMANLIQHGIRPDRILSVTFTNKAAKEMRERALKLLNRGSKQRPVVSTFHSYCVRVLREEIEALGYPKGFVIYDRGDQESAARTALRDIRVGDGAMRPGDLLNRISRWKMMGVVESEASNHVEADFDFLAAMAYRRYQKQLRASGAVDFDDLLLLTVRLFEEHPGVLRRQQAKFDHVQIDEYQDTNGVQFKLVENLVSGHRNICVVGDDDQSIYGWRGAEVEHIINFSNHFPGTRTVRLENNYRCTDQILNCANRLVKHNRQRHDKTLIPHKKSGTPVRIMVFDDETAEAENVVREIAYLTTELGVMPRQVAILFRTNEQPRIFEQELRRLKVPYMLVGGQSFFDRREIRDLLAYLKAICYPRDEVSLLRIINTPTRGIGAGTVEKIIQMAVKKGVPFWEVLPEAQAAGIIPTKTMTALHGFRNLLQRYAQQMAMQPKDAADIIRRLLKEINYEAEIAKQYKEETQQETRRNILEEFINSIGQYVEKEPDPTLGGFLETTALMDRDEQNDKDEKLSDNSVRLMTLHSAKGLEFPRVYLVGMEEGILPHKRSIESDLEKDIAEERRLAYVGVTRAMDHLTLTRAGSRMKWGKRRESVCSRFLFEMQKDPGAELQEERIGEDEQRPSLVPMKPAVPGTATAPGFAQNPRSQPSSNEFDAPPF
- a CDS encoding protein arginine kinase, yielding MRRRIMSATHEFERIFRISRKACVYRRNISLSSDDSSNGFCLTELSRTSGEWLRGDGPESDIVISCRVRLARNIAGFPFINRMSPDARNQVVELVRGIAKTSPDGQPMRFLNVETMSTLDCQLLMERQLISRELSRGDGARGVIISPGERHSIMINEEDHLRIQVLQSGLALEECWQECDALDDQIEAGLSYAFHEQFGYLTACPTNVGTGIRVSVMLHLPALRLTREIQKVNQAAQKINLAVRGLYGEGSQAMGDFYQISNQITLGRSENELMDNVMEVVNHIISWERRVRDLLLKDNRGSLHDQVARAFGVLTSARSISSEETMHLLSSIRMGLRLGLIDNLDMATVNELFVHTQPAHLQKLHGETLESNERNLARATCLRRRLIDSSLGS